In one Pasteuria penetrans genomic region, the following are encoded:
- a CDS encoding TIGR01777 family oxidoreductase — MIINRGKDSQKPLRIAITGSTGLVGTELMSHGKNHGHTMIPIVRCSKGREYGIPWDPEKEQLNPEDLEGCDVLIHLAGENIGAHRWTTAQKEKIHRSRWKGTNLLANTLCKLQRPPSVWLSASAIGYYGTGKNTDIYTESSPPPAGDNDDFLSRVVRDWETATKPAMEAGIRTVWLRFGVILSTKGGALRRMLPLFRCGLGGRMGTGKQIINWWSLSEIPDIVEFLIRHKDIQGPVNIVSPDSCPQLVFAEKLAKIMQRPSVVPTPAIAMQLVLGEMAGVLLKGGTILPKVLQNRNYRFRFPKLHNALSEILAKRL; from the coding sequence ATGATTATAAATAGGGGGAAGGATTCACAGAAACCCTTACGAATCGCAATCACCGGATCTACAGGCCTGGTAGGTACTGAATTGATGTCCCACGGCAAAAACCATGGTCATACGATGATTCCCATCGTACGCTGTTCAAAGGGAAGGGAATATGGGATTCCCTGGGATCCCGAAAAAGAGCAGCTAAATCCGGAGGATTTGGAAGGATGCGACGTACTGATTCATTTGGCAGGGGAAAACATCGGAGCACACCGCTGGACAACAGCTCAGAAAGAAAAAATCCATCGGAGCCGTTGGAAAGGAACAAACCTATTAGCCAATACATTATGCAAACTACAACGACCGCCCTCCGTATGGTTGTCCGCTTCCGCTATTGGATATTACGGCACGGGGAAAAACACGGACATCTATACCGAATCCTCCCCACCTCCCGCCGGGGACAATGATGATTTTCTCTCCCGGGTGGTAAGGGACTGGGAGACGGCCACGAAGCCAGCTATGGAAGCGGGAATACGCACGGTCTGGTTACGATTTGGCGTCATTTTAAGTACAAAGGGTGGTGCCTTACGGAGAATGCTTCCTCTCTTCCGTTGCGGTTTGGGGGGACGCATGGGAACTGGAAAACAAATCATAAATTGGTGGTCCCTATCAGAGATCCCCGATATTGTGGAGTTCCTCATTCGACACAAAGATATCCAGGGACCCGTAAATATCGTATCTCCCGATAGTTGCCCACAACTTGTTTTTGCTGAAAAACTAGCAAAAATCATGCAACGACCGTCCGTTGTGCCTACGCCTGCTATAGCTATGCAATTAGTATTGGGTGAAATGGCCGGGGTACTCCTAAAAGGGGGAACCATTCTCCCTAAAGTACTCCAGAACCGCAATTACCGTTTTCGTTTTCCCAAACTCCACAATGCCCTATCCGAGATCCTTGCCAAACGACTTTAG
- the rpmH gene encoding 50S ribosomal protein L34, with translation MKRTYQPSRIKRSRKHGFRARMATVGGRCVLQARRRKGRKTLTVRKTG, from the coding sequence GTGAAACGGACGTATCAGCCCTCGCGGATTAAGCGAAGTAGAAAACATGGTTTTCGCGCCCGCATGGCTACTGTTGGTGGGCGTTGTGTGTTGCAGGCGCGTCGTCGCAAGGGGAGGAAAACACTTACAGTTCGTAAGACTGGGTAG
- the rnpA gene encoding ribonuclease P protein component, producing the protein MRRENRLRKGREFRRVFRLGSSMVGRAFVVVVHRRHDPNVVVPRIGVSIKRKIGKAVVRNRIKRLVREAVRAQLPDLRDRLDVVIIARSAATSLSYAEVCGHLQNLFRRGRCFRGSVASKPWISLSTPTPSRQRRRLVVDKNCH; encoded by the coding sequence ATGAGGCGAGAAAATCGTTTGCGTAAGGGTCGCGAATTTAGAAGGGTGTTCCGATTGGGTTCGTCGATGGTCGGGCGCGCTTTCGTGGTCGTGGTTCACAGGCGCCACGATCCAAATGTTGTGGTACCGCGTATAGGTGTTTCTATCAAGCGCAAGATTGGTAAGGCTGTGGTACGAAATCGTATAAAGAGGTTGGTTAGGGAGGCGGTACGTGCGCAGTTGCCGGACCTGAGGGATCGTTTGGATGTAGTGATTATAGCGCGTAGTGCTGCGACCTCTCTCTCCTATGCCGAGGTTTGTGGGCACTTACAGAATTTATTTCGGCGGGGTCGTTGTTTCAGAGGGTCTGTTGCTTCCAAGCCATGGATTTCTTTGTCTACCCCTACTCCATCGCGACAGCGCCGGCGGTTGGTGGTGGATAAAAATTGTCATTGA
- the yidD gene encoding membrane protein insertion efficiency factor YidD, translating to MTTWGMGMRAILLSLLWVYQYGISPLFPPRCRFFPTCSAYAREAIIRYGAWWGMWLAVRRLLRCHPLCQGGVDEVP from the coding sequence ATGACGACGTGGGGGATGGGAATGCGGGCGATTTTGTTGAGCTTGTTGTGGGTGTATCAGTACGGTATCTCCCCTTTGTTTCCTCCCCGGTGTCGTTTTTTCCCCACCTGTTCGGCTTATGCTAGGGAGGCAATCATTCGCTATGGTGCCTGGTGGGGAATGTGGTTGGCGGTTAGACGGCTGTTGCGGTGTCACCCTCTTTGCCAGGGTGGTGTGGACGAGGTCCCCTAA
- the gmk gene encoding guanylate kinase, which translates to MKVIYRREGILFVLSGPSGVGKGTVRAAMRDVLPDLIYSISVTTRKPRANERDGVEYFFTTREAFQVMVREDDLIEWVEYADNLYGTPRGFVEKTLKSGQDVLLEIDVQGADRVRRSFDGGVFIFLVPPDWRTLQERMMKRGTETEMSMMLRLGVSYDECKHLEAYDYVVVNDQVSKACECICAICMAERCRRNRVIMLEE; encoded by the coding sequence ATGAAGGTCATCTACCGCCGGGAAGGTATTTTGTTTGTTCTCTCCGGTCCGTCCGGAGTGGGTAAGGGTACCGTACGGGCTGCGATGCGTGATGTGCTTCCTGATTTGATTTATTCTATCTCGGTAACCACACGTAAGCCGCGGGCAAATGAGCGGGATGGGGTGGAGTATTTCTTCACCACACGTGAAGCTTTTCAGGTTATGGTAAGGGAAGATGATTTGATCGAATGGGTGGAGTATGCTGATAATCTTTACGGTACACCCCGTGGCTTTGTGGAAAAAACGCTAAAATCGGGACAAGATGTTTTACTTGAAATTGACGTGCAAGGGGCAGATCGAGTTCGGCGCTCTTTCGACGGGGGGGTTTTTATTTTTCTTGTTCCCCCGGATTGGAGGACGTTGCAGGAGCGTATGATGAAGCGGGGCACGGAGACGGAAATGTCCATGATGCTACGGTTGGGTGTTTCCTACGATGAGTGTAAGCACCTAGAAGCGTATGATTATGTTGTGGTCAATGACCAGGTATCGAAAGCTTGTGAGTGCATTTGTGCCATTTGCATGGCGGAGAGGTGCCGACGCAATCGGGTGATCATGTTGGAGGAATAA
- the rpoZ gene encoding DNA-directed RNA polymerase subunit omega, with protein sequence MLYPSIDLLMHRVESKYLLVILVSRRARELLNGKKSKLPFQGNKYVGLSLEEVAAGLLTASPSSHPVVDPLANVTNTHREPVEGGGNEAASGAPRAKTGPPVDGSQREEGRSSADFGIEIAGRDVKKAVVEEDTEETGLKDASSRVKNGVQSKSKRGVVVGEKGVGTEPLDDTVGEAPGRGSSGEENEEIIADKKSRSTKKTKKETKATGNQPMQNKGAEVKAVGKETMVEGITGTKRVKEVVEEEREEDPREGEP encoded by the coding sequence ATGTTGTATCCATCCATTGATTTACTTATGCATAGAGTAGAGAGCAAGTATCTATTGGTTATTTTGGTATCGAGACGTGCTCGTGAGTTGTTGAATGGAAAAAAATCCAAACTCCCCTTTCAGGGGAACAAGTATGTAGGTTTGTCTCTGGAAGAGGTAGCGGCTGGTTTGTTGACAGCATCGCCCTCCTCGCATCCTGTAGTGGATCCGCTTGCGAACGTAACCAATACGCATAGGGAACCGGTTGAAGGGGGGGGGAATGAGGCTGCATCGGGGGCTCCCAGGGCGAAAACAGGACCCCCGGTGGATGGTTCCCAACGGGAGGAAGGCAGGTCCTCAGCCGATTTTGGGATAGAGATAGCGGGTAGGGATGTCAAGAAAGCAGTGGTTGAGGAAGATACAGAAGAAACAGGGTTGAAGGATGCCAGTTCCAGGGTTAAGAATGGGGTCCAATCAAAATCTAAGAGGGGGGTGGTGGTAGGCGAAAAAGGGGTTGGAACGGAACCATTAGATGACACCGTAGGGGAGGCTCCTGGGAGAGGATCCAGTGGGGAAGAGAATGAGGAAATCATAGCAGATAAGAAGTCCAGATCTACAAAAAAAACGAAAAAGGAAACCAAGGCAACGGGGAATCAGCCTATGCAGAACAAGGGAGCAGAGGTCAAGGCTGTTGGGAAGGAGACGATGGTGGAGGGGATAACAGGAACAAAGCGCGTCAAGGAGGTAGTTGAAGAGGAAAGGGAAGAGGACCCCCGTGAAGGTGAACCATAG
- the coaBC gene encoding bifunctional phosphopantothenoylcysteine decarboxylase/phosphopantothenate--cysteine ligase CoaBC — translation MPHIILGISGGIAAYKAASVASQLTQQGCKVSTILTAAASKFITPLTLQALTGQPVATDLFSEPDPSVIRHIALAESADLVLVAPATANQIASLAQGLAGDLLSTLLLATRAPVVFAPAMNPRMYDHPAVRVNREILQSRGVSFVPPGTGRMACGSEGEGRLAEPEVIVQHVKGKLSQSQGNRSVWQQRTVLITAGPTIEPIDPMRYLTNRSSGKMGYALAGAAQRAGAKVLLISGPVSLSPPLGVQVIPAETAADMLAKVQKYLSQVDVAFFVAAVCDFRPQQFETEKKPKPVGEFFLPCVLTADIAAWAGKQRRPGQFLLGFAAETGNPMSTSVQARAEEKRRNKKLDAIVINQVGKPMEGAGSDTNRFTICYSGGKVIHWSLATKYQLADQLVAWVGGRLDYDGRTDR, via the coding sequence ATGCCACACATAATATTAGGAATCAGCGGCGGGATTGCTGCCTACAAAGCAGCGTCCGTGGCGAGTCAATTGACGCAGCAGGGTTGTAAAGTTTCAACGATTCTTACAGCGGCAGCTAGTAAATTCATCACACCCTTGACCCTACAGGCCCTAACAGGGCAGCCCGTAGCTACGGATTTGTTTTCTGAGCCTGATCCCTCTGTCATCCGGCATATTGCTTTGGCAGAGAGTGCTGATTTGGTGTTGGTGGCCCCTGCAACTGCCAACCAGATAGCCTCTCTGGCACAGGGTTTGGCTGGAGATTTACTTTCCACTTTGCTTTTAGCGACTCGTGCTCCCGTTGTTTTTGCGCCGGCTATGAATCCCAGAATGTATGATCACCCTGCCGTGCGGGTGAATCGGGAAATTTTACAGTCCAGGGGTGTTTCCTTTGTGCCCCCTGGTACGGGTAGGATGGCCTGTGGTTCTGAGGGAGAGGGGAGATTGGCAGAACCAGAGGTCATTGTTCAACATGTAAAAGGAAAATTGTCCCAATCCCAGGGTAATCGCAGCGTTTGGCAACAACGCACGGTGCTTATTACAGCGGGCCCGACGATTGAACCCATAGATCCCATGCGATATTTGACCAATCGTTCCTCTGGTAAGATGGGTTATGCTCTGGCAGGGGCAGCCCAGAGGGCGGGTGCGAAGGTACTTTTGATCAGTGGTCCCGTTTCCCTATCACCACCGTTGGGTGTACAGGTTATTCCTGCAGAGACAGCAGCTGATATGTTGGCGAAGGTTCAAAAGTATCTATCTCAGGTTGATGTTGCTTTCTTTGTAGCGGCCGTATGTGATTTTCGTCCGCAGCAATTTGAAACAGAGAAAAAACCCAAACCCGTTGGGGAATTTTTTTTGCCTTGCGTCCTAACGGCTGATATAGCTGCTTGGGCAGGGAAGCAGCGACGTCCTGGACAATTCCTACTGGGATTTGCTGCTGAAACAGGGAACCCGATGAGTACGTCGGTACAGGCAAGGGCGGAGGAGAAGCGGAGGAATAAAAAACTCGATGCCATTGTGATCAACCAAGTGGGTAAGCCAATGGAGGGAGCGGGGAGTGATACCAACCGATTCACTATTTGCTATTCTGGTGGAAAGGTGATCCATTGGTCTTTGGCTACCAAATACCAATTGGCAGACCAACTGGTAGCCTGGGTGGGAGGGCGTCTGGATTATGATGGTAGAACGGATCGCTGA
- the priA gene encoding primosomal protein N': MMVERIADVVVDEPSRLLDQIFSYRIPVPLVEKVKQGSRVCVPFGKQIHHGFVYELRSLSTVPDSYRFLEAVLDPLPLLTPELLKIADYMATRYFCTLGHALATMVPVAVRGTIGRRLRQGDVDADRFLSSLAAQPIFTHWRQKGKRSSSVKELLSLSGVDADLLRSLIEEGLLVYEDHQKGGQASKVLWVEWQPPKKLAEGLAHLSVRAVRQRMVLQYGMDHPGRIRLRDLLGITGISRSAVRRLVELGYLKIMEGGTLLEWGGGNHDGIQEQPMPLVPGQARAWESLCSIIRRDVYAPVLLQGVTGSGKTELYLRAISEVLSRGKGALVLVPEIALAPQTVARLQSRFGDNVVVWHSGLVDSDRYAVWQRIRQGKVDIVVGARSAVFAPLYRLGIIVIDEEHESTYAQDGNPAYHAVAIAHQRARYHGCVLLLGSATPSLPTYCLARRNYYQHLVLSERVCKRPLPPVSIVDMRRETLDGSRHMFSQSLYQALESCYRSGEQAMLFLNRRGFSSCLLCRHCGEAIRCEHCDVTLTYHKQVHQLLCHYCDYHIPPVTHCPNCDSDRLYPMGMGTQRVEMALQQLFPTLRVLRMDVDTTQKRGAHERMLASFAAGEADLLLGTQMIAKGLDFTRLTLVGVVVADTLLHWPHYRAAERTFQLLVQVSGRAGRHNPGRVIIQTYHPEHYSIALAAQQNSDIFYQRELQMRRAHHYPPFCMLGTVLMSHPDREIVWQRANVWVERCRRELSEVASEIWGPVVAPIPRLADRHRMQIVMKLPIDPTAYRRVLSSLRTWVLEEQKREKMRIRVTLEGADVMVAKGV, encoded by the coding sequence ATGATGGTAGAACGGATCGCTGATGTAGTCGTGGATGAACCCTCACGATTGTTGGATCAGATTTTTTCCTACCGTATTCCAGTCCCATTGGTAGAAAAAGTTAAGCAAGGGAGTCGGGTCTGTGTCCCCTTCGGCAAACAGATTCATCACGGTTTTGTCTACGAGCTCCGTTCTCTGTCCACGGTACCGGATTCGTATCGTTTCCTAGAGGCAGTTCTCGATCCCCTTCCTCTTCTGACTCCTGAACTTTTGAAAATTGCTGACTATATGGCCACACGCTATTTTTGTACCTTGGGTCACGCCTTAGCAACCATGGTTCCCGTGGCTGTGCGTGGTACCATAGGTCGGAGGCTGAGGCAGGGCGACGTAGATGCTGACCGTTTTTTGTCGAGTTTAGCAGCGCAGCCTATTTTCACCCACTGGCGCCAGAAGGGGAAACGTAGTTCATCCGTGAAGGAATTGTTGTCCTTATCGGGGGTGGATGCAGATCTCTTGCGATCCTTAATCGAGGAGGGTTTATTGGTTTATGAAGATCATCAGAAGGGTGGACAGGCATCGAAGGTGCTCTGGGTGGAGTGGCAACCGCCAAAAAAGTTAGCAGAGGGACTGGCTCATCTATCTGTGCGTGCTGTTCGTCAGCGGATGGTATTGCAGTATGGAATGGATCATCCGGGGAGAATCCGCTTGCGGGATCTATTGGGGATAACGGGGATATCACGGTCGGCGGTCCGGCGATTGGTGGAGTTGGGGTACCTTAAGATCATGGAGGGTGGGACGTTACTGGAATGGGGGGGGGGAAATCATGATGGGATACAGGAACAACCGATGCCGTTGGTGCCGGGTCAGGCACGGGCATGGGAGTCATTGTGTTCCATCATACGACGGGATGTTTACGCACCTGTACTTTTGCAGGGAGTAACGGGGAGTGGTAAAACGGAATTGTATCTGCGGGCCATATCCGAGGTACTGTCCCGTGGTAAGGGTGCCCTCGTTCTGGTGCCGGAGATTGCATTGGCACCACAGACAGTTGCCCGTTTGCAGTCCCGTTTTGGGGACAACGTGGTGGTATGGCATAGTGGTCTAGTGGATAGCGACCGATATGCGGTTTGGCAAAGGATTCGGCAGGGTAAGGTGGATATTGTCGTGGGGGCCCGTTCGGCTGTCTTTGCTCCCCTTTATCGGTTGGGTATCATTGTCATTGATGAAGAGCACGAATCTACTTATGCACAAGATGGGAATCCAGCATATCATGCTGTAGCCATTGCACACCAGCGAGCCCGTTATCATGGATGTGTACTTTTGTTAGGATCGGCTACTCCTTCCCTTCCCACGTATTGCTTGGCCCGTCGTAACTACTATCAACATCTTGTATTGTCAGAACGGGTTTGCAAACGCCCTTTGCCACCGGTGAGTATTGTGGACATGCGACGGGAAACACTCGATGGCTCCCGGCATATGTTCAGCCAATCCCTTTATCAGGCGTTGGAGTCCTGCTATCGGTCGGGGGAACAGGCCATGCTTTTTCTCAATCGGCGTGGTTTTTCAAGTTGTCTGCTTTGTCGTCATTGTGGGGAGGCCATTCGTTGTGAACATTGTGATGTAACCCTTACCTATCACAAACAGGTACACCAGCTTTTATGTCATTACTGCGATTATCATATTCCCCCTGTTACCCATTGTCCCAATTGCGATAGCGATCGTCTGTACCCCATGGGTATGGGAACACAACGGGTAGAGATGGCCTTGCAACAGCTTTTTCCCACCCTACGGGTATTGCGGATGGATGTGGATACTACCCAGAAGCGGGGAGCCCATGAGCGTATGCTGGCTTCTTTCGCGGCGGGTGAGGCGGATCTTCTGTTGGGTACGCAGATGATTGCCAAGGGTCTTGATTTTACCCGTTTGACCTTGGTGGGTGTGGTTGTTGCGGATACCCTTCTCCACTGGCCCCATTATCGGGCGGCCGAGCGAACCTTCCAGCTGCTGGTTCAGGTCAGCGGGCGGGCAGGGAGGCATAATCCGGGTCGAGTGATCATCCAAACCTATCATCCTGAGCATTACAGCATTGCGTTGGCGGCGCAACAGAATAGTGATATTTTTTATCAGCGTGAATTACAAATGCGTCGTGCACATCATTATCCACCTTTTTGTATGTTGGGTACAGTATTGATGAGTCATCCCGATCGTGAAATCGTCTGGCAGAGGGCGAACGTTTGGGTGGAACGTTGCAGGCGGGAATTATCCGAGGTGGCTTCGGAGATATGGGGACCTGTGGTGGCTCCCATTCCGCGGCTGGCGGATCGCCATCGTATGCAAATTGTGATGAAATTGCCGATAGATCCGACGGCCTACCGACGGGTTTTATCATCCTTACGTACCTGGGTATTGGAGGAACAAAAGAGGGAAAAAATGCGAATCCGTGTTACCTTAGAGGGTGCGGATGTAATGGTAGCAAAGGGGGTTTGA
- the def gene encoding peptide deformylase: MAIRTIVQHPASILRHSTYPVVFFGPRLHRLLDDMVETMQNASGVGLAAPQVGVQKRVLVAYDPDDAEGRVHELINPEILEATGEQTEPLEGCLSIPDLLGNVVRFHYLRVKGKNRNGGDIQLEAEGFLARVLQHEMDHLDGILFIDRAKEVFPRSQYENRDEGQSVDDVSGSSRTFPSSGGTL; the protein is encoded by the coding sequence ATGGCAATCCGCACTATAGTTCAGCATCCGGCAAGCATTTTGCGCCATTCAACCTATCCCGTGGTTTTCTTTGGTCCTCGTCTCCATCGTCTTCTAGACGATATGGTAGAGACAATGCAGAATGCTTCCGGGGTGGGGTTGGCAGCTCCGCAAGTGGGAGTTCAAAAGAGAGTATTGGTGGCTTATGATCCCGATGATGCGGAGGGACGTGTGCACGAACTGATCAATCCAGAGATTTTGGAAGCGACGGGCGAGCAAACAGAACCCCTAGAGGGTTGTTTATCGATTCCTGATTTACTAGGAAATGTGGTTCGTTTTCATTACCTGAGGGTAAAGGGGAAAAATAGGAATGGGGGGGATATTCAGTTGGAAGCGGAGGGTTTTTTGGCCCGTGTGTTGCAACATGAGATGGACCATTTGGATGGTATATTGTTCATTGATCGGGCAAAGGAGGTGTTCCCCCGTTCCCAGTATGAGAACCGGGATGAAGGACAATCAGTCGACGATGTTTCTGGTTCCTCCCGTACATTTCCGTCCTCAGGAGGAACACTGTAA
- the fmt gene encoding methionyl-tRNA formyltransferase codes for MRVVFMGTPQFAIPSLRALLGSDDCQVVGVVTQPDRSVGRKQVCTPTPVKQVALQHGIPVLQPIRLRAPEAVDAVHRLKPDLIVTAAYGQLIPDDILTLPRYRCLNVHASLLPRYRGGAPIHWALIRGERETGVTIMIMVKELDAGDMVAQVAIPIEPSDDVGTLHDRLSQVGAELLLFIVPAWSSGDLSPVPQDPEKVTYAPNVKRLDERLDFFQQTAQELSYRVRGLSPWPGAFLQRANREIWKVWEVCWRPATTTLGSGYVTSIDRDQGVLWLGAKQDELGLLTIQPAGKRRLPMRDWLRGHSVDVGDRWILPGVVG; via the coding sequence ATGAGAGTTGTTTTTATGGGTACACCACAGTTTGCTATCCCTAGTTTGAGGGCATTATTGGGTTCGGATGATTGTCAAGTGGTGGGTGTCGTGACACAGCCCGATCGTTCGGTAGGGCGCAAACAGGTTTGTACCCCTACCCCCGTGAAGCAGGTGGCGCTCCAACATGGGATTCCTGTGCTACAGCCTATACGGTTACGCGCACCGGAGGCAGTGGACGCGGTTCACCGGTTGAAACCGGATCTCATTGTGACCGCTGCATATGGACAGTTGATTCCTGATGATATCCTAACGTTGCCTCGTTATCGTTGTCTCAATGTTCACGCCTCTCTCCTGCCCCGTTACCGTGGTGGGGCGCCTATTCATTGGGCGCTCATCCGGGGGGAGAGGGAGACTGGTGTGACCATCATGATTATGGTAAAGGAATTGGATGCAGGGGATATGGTAGCACAGGTGGCAATTCCGATTGAACCAAGTGACGATGTGGGTACGCTACATGATCGTCTCAGTCAGGTAGGTGCGGAATTGCTGTTATTCATTGTACCGGCTTGGTCATCAGGCGATCTGTCCCCAGTACCACAGGACCCGGAAAAGGTTACCTATGCCCCTAATGTGAAGCGTTTGGATGAGAGATTGGATTTTTTTCAGCAAACGGCACAAGAATTGAGCTATCGTGTCCGTGGCTTGTCCCCCTGGCCGGGTGCTTTTTTACAGCGCGCCAATAGGGAAATTTGGAAGGTGTGGGAGGTGTGTTGGCGTCCTGCAACAACGACATTGGGATCCGGATATGTTACATCTATAGATCGGGATCAAGGTGTTTTGTGGTTGGGGGCCAAGCAGGATGAGTTAGGTCTCCTTACGATCCAGCCGGCTGGGAAGCGGAGGTTGCCCATGCGAGATTGGCTGAGGGGACATTCAGTGGATGTAGGGGATCGTTGGATTCTTCCAGGGGTGGTTGGTTGA
- the rsmB gene encoding 16S rRNA (cytosine(967)-C(5))-methyltransferase RsmB, giving the protein MSAREVALSLLGKVEDQGAYSNLLLQRDLPSMLSDQDRRLVVQLFYGYFQYRGALDAILHPLLPKGLLSLPLWIQRILRLALYQILYLDKIPAYAAVNEAVQSTRTHGFPKLAGLVNGVLRSAIRQREREEKSAPPPPTTLPERSSYVSVPAWMLRRLENQYGRNRALDIAVSWLRLPSLHVRVNPLRTTPVKLCELGGGEVVPSEFLPESLHGGGPRAATLIFEWMKKGWCTLQDESSMLVTYALDPRPGEYILDACAAPGGKTGHIAERMGDQGTIVACDCKPHRVLLLKGMQERLGLVSIDVRLQNLLNFEPKGFFDAVLLDAPCSGLGVLRRKPELKWRFTEDQIVSLAILQRKLLCAAARCLRPKGRLVYAVCTWTEEETIHRVDEFQSDFPDFLPDVELLRRFPQNVRDRVVLGSSPHWLQILPKDHWVPDAFFLAAWRKP; this is encoded by the coding sequence ATGTCCGCGCGTGAGGTGGCTCTCTCATTGTTAGGAAAGGTAGAGGATCAGGGGGCCTATTCTAATCTATTGTTGCAACGCGATTTACCGTCTATGTTGTCGGATCAGGATCGTCGTCTGGTGGTACAGCTTTTCTATGGTTATTTTCAGTATCGTGGTGCCCTAGATGCCATTCTCCACCCTCTCCTCCCCAAGGGTTTACTATCCCTACCGTTATGGATTCAGCGAATTCTCCGGTTGGCCCTGTATCAAATCCTCTACCTAGATAAAATTCCTGCCTATGCGGCCGTAAATGAGGCTGTACAGTCAACCCGTACCCATGGTTTTCCCAAACTAGCTGGGTTGGTCAATGGGGTATTGCGGTCGGCGATTCGTCAGCGGGAACGAGAGGAAAAATCGGCTCCTCCTCCCCCCACCACATTGCCGGAACGGTCGTCCTATGTTTCTGTACCCGCCTGGATGTTGCGGAGGTTGGAGAATCAGTATGGACGGAATCGGGCCTTGGATATTGCTGTATCTTGGCTTCGTTTACCGTCGTTGCATGTGCGGGTGAATCCCTTACGTACAACCCCTGTGAAACTCTGTGAGTTGGGTGGGGGAGAGGTGGTACCCTCTGAATTTTTGCCGGAGAGTTTACATGGAGGGGGACCGAGGGCGGCTACCCTCATTTTTGAATGGATGAAAAAAGGTTGGTGTACGTTACAGGATGAGAGCTCCATGTTGGTTACCTATGCCTTAGATCCACGGCCGGGGGAATACATTTTGGATGCTTGTGCGGCCCCGGGTGGTAAAACGGGTCATATAGCAGAGCGGATGGGGGATCAAGGAACGATAGTAGCTTGTGATTGTAAACCTCATCGTGTTCTCTTGCTGAAAGGGATGCAGGAACGGCTCGGATTGGTTTCCATTGACGTTCGTTTGCAAAATTTACTCAATTTTGAACCTAAAGGTTTTTTTGATGCTGTTTTACTTGATGCGCCTTGTTCAGGTTTGGGTGTATTGCGACGCAAACCGGAGTTGAAATGGCGTTTTACAGAGGATCAGATTGTTTCCCTGGCGATCCTGCAACGCAAGTTATTGTGTGCCGCTGCGCGTTGCCTGCGTCCGAAGGGTCGATTGGTTTATGCTGTTTGTACCTGGACAGAGGAGGAAACAATTCATCGTGTGGATGAATTTCAATCAGATTTTCCCGATTTTCTACCAGATGTTGAATTACTGCGTCGTTTTCCTCAGAATGTGCGGGATCGAGTTGTGTTAGGGTCCTCTCCCCATTGGTTGCAGATCCTGCCAAAGGATCATTGGGTACCGGATGCCTTCTTCCTGGCGGCCTGGCGAAAGCCGTGA